From a region of the Azospirillum formosense genome:
- a CDS encoding ActS/PrrB/RegB family redox-sensitive histidine kinase, translated as MSATAAASLRHAMTQAGRPGPAQWTNLDGRVTLRTLILIRWIAVIGQLATVATVQLVMGFPLPLGPVLAAIGASVLLNLVAMAQRGGRLRLADRDAALYLGYDMLQLTLLLYLTGGLANPFAILLLAPMTVAAAILSRYSVVLLTGLNLVCLTVLALWHFPLPWPEPMPSVAPLYAFGIWLSLSVSAGFISGYVFRVAEEARRFANALSASQVALAREQRLSSLGALAAAAAHELGSPLGTIAVVAKELLHDMPPDSPYTEDVALLQSQVMRCREILAELARKPEADGGDPFERLPLTALVEAAGAPHRLGHIQFTVERSDGSVGEEPIVRRSPEIIHGLGNFIQNAHQFANGRVTVAASWDARSATVVVMDDGPGYPAHLLSRIGEPYLSARSERSGHMGLGIFIAQTLLEKTGALVAFSNNRSGGARVVVRWDRGVLEPED; from the coding sequence ATGTCCGCAACCGCCGCCGCCTCCCTCCGCCACGCCATGACCCAAGCCGGCCGGCCGGGTCCGGCGCAGTGGACCAACCTGGACGGGCGCGTCACGCTGCGCACCCTGATCCTGATCCGCTGGATCGCCGTGATCGGGCAGCTCGCCACCGTGGCGACGGTGCAGCTCGTCATGGGCTTCCCATTGCCGCTGGGGCCGGTGCTGGCGGCCATCGGCGCCTCGGTGCTGCTGAACCTCGTGGCGATGGCCCAGCGCGGCGGGCGGCTGCGGCTGGCCGACCGGGACGCGGCGCTCTATCTCGGCTACGACATGCTGCAGCTCACGCTGCTGCTCTATTTGACCGGCGGCCTCGCCAACCCCTTCGCCATCCTGCTGCTCGCCCCCATGACGGTGGCCGCGGCGATCCTGTCGCGCTACAGCGTGGTTCTGCTGACCGGACTCAACCTCGTCTGCCTGACGGTGCTGGCGCTGTGGCACTTCCCGCTGCCCTGGCCGGAGCCGATGCCCTCGGTCGCCCCGCTCTACGCCTTCGGCATCTGGCTGTCGCTGTCGGTGTCGGCCGGCTTCATCAGCGGCTACGTCTTCCGCGTGGCCGAGGAGGCGCGGCGCTTCGCCAACGCCCTGTCGGCCTCCCAGGTGGCGCTGGCGCGCGAGCAGCGGCTGTCCTCGCTGGGCGCGCTGGCCGCCGCCGCCGCGCACGAGCTGGGGTCGCCGCTCGGCACCATCGCGGTGGTGGCGAAGGAGCTGCTGCACGACATGCCGCCCGACAGCCCCTACACCGAGGACGTGGCGCTTCTGCAAAGCCAAGTGATGCGCTGCCGCGAGATCCTGGCGGAGCTGGCTCGCAAGCCGGAGGCCGACGGCGGCGACCCGTTCGAGCGGCTGCCGCTGACCGCGCTGGTGGAGGCGGCGGGCGCGCCGCACCGGCTGGGCCACATCCAATTCACGGTCGAGCGCAGCGACGGTTCCGTGGGGGAGGAGCCGATCGTCCGCCGCAGCCCGGAGATCATCCATGGCCTCGGCAACTTCATCCAGAACGCCCACCAGTTCGCCAACGGACGGGTGACGGTCGCCGCCTCCTGGGACGCCCGGTCCGCGACGGTGGTGGTGATGGACGACGGGCCGGGCTATCCCGCCCATCTGCTGAGCCGCATCGGCGAGCCCTACCTGTCCGCAAGAAGCGAGCGGTCGGGCCATATGGGGCTGGGAATCTTTATTGCACAAACGCTGCTAGAGAAAACGGGTGCCCTTGTAGCCTTTAGCAATAACCGTAGCGGCGGCGCGCGAGTTGTCGTACGTTGGGACCGTGGTGTCTTAGAACCAGAGGACTAG
- a CDS encoding ActR/PrrA/RegA family redox response regulator transcription factor, producing MTTDESPTGETAKLTFTGDVTRSLLIVDDDAPFRTRLARAMEKRGFNVVAVDSVQLGIDVAQESAPAFAVVDLRLADGSGLDVVKTLRDARPDARIVMLTGYGNIATAVAAVKAGAVDYLPKPADADAVESALLADGRPLPSPPENPMSADRVRWEHIQRVFEQCDRNVSETARRLKMHRRTLQRILNKHAPRG from the coding sequence ATGACCACGGACGAGAGTCCAACGGGCGAAACCGCCAAGCTGACGTTCACGGGTGACGTCACCCGCAGCCTCCTCATCGTCGACGACGACGCGCCTTTCCGAACCCGCCTCGCGCGCGCCATGGAAAAGCGCGGTTTCAACGTGGTCGCCGTGGACAGCGTGCAGCTCGGCATCGACGTCGCCCAGGAATCGGCGCCGGCCTTCGCGGTGGTCGACCTGCGGCTGGCCGACGGCAGCGGCCTGGACGTGGTCAAGACCCTGCGCGACGCCCGCCCCGACGCCCGCATCGTCATGCTGACCGGCTACGGCAACATCGCCACGGCGGTCGCCGCGGTGAAGGCCGGCGCGGTGGACTATCTGCCGAAGCCTGCGGACGCCGACGCCGTGGAATCCGCCCTGCTGGCCGACGGCCGCCCGCTGCCCTCCCCGCCGGAAAACCCGATGTCCGCCGACCGCGTTCGGTGGGAGCACATCCAGCGCGTGTTCGAGCAGTGCGACCGCAACGTCTCCGAAACCGCCCGCCGGCTGAAGATGCACCGCCGCACCCTGCAGCGCATCCTGAACAAGCACGCTCCGCGCGGCTGA
- a CDS encoding DMT family transporter, which translates to MGTTWLGIACGIVAGAMWGLVFLAPELASAFTPLQLAAGRYLAYGLFAVLLVLPRWRALRSGLGLREWWALAWLSLLGNILYYALLATAVQVGGMAMTSLVIGFLPVAVTVIGSRDHGAVPVRKLLPSLLLGAAGILCIGWQSLGGALGDGRTGMPVAELTGLLCAVGALVSWTVYAVGNSRWLARLGHVSAHDWSLLTGVVTGAQALLLAVPAFLLAPSGHAPGEWLRFAAVVTGLAILASIVGNAFWNRMSRLLPLTLVGQMILFETLFALLYGFLWEQRLPTGMELAALVCVTGSVLSCVAAHRPKLPETARQPAPA; encoded by the coding sequence ATGGGCACGACGTGGTTGGGGATCGCCTGCGGCATCGTCGCGGGGGCCATGTGGGGGCTGGTCTTCCTCGCCCCGGAGCTGGCCTCGGCCTTCACGCCGCTCCAACTCGCCGCCGGTCGCTATCTCGCCTACGGCCTGTTCGCCGTCCTGCTCGTGCTGCCACGCTGGCGCGCCCTGCGCTCCGGCCTCGGCCTGCGCGAATGGTGGGCGCTGGCGTGGCTGAGCCTGCTCGGCAACATCCTCTACTACGCCCTGCTGGCCACCGCCGTTCAAGTCGGCGGGATGGCGATGACCTCGCTGGTCATCGGTTTCCTGCCGGTCGCGGTCACCGTCATCGGCAGCCGGGATCATGGGGCGGTTCCCGTTCGCAAGCTTCTGCCGTCGCTGCTGCTCGGCGCGGCCGGCATCCTGTGCATCGGCTGGCAATCGCTGGGTGGCGCTCTGGGCGATGGACGGACGGGAATGCCGGTGGCGGAATTGACCGGTCTGCTCTGCGCGGTCGGCGCGCTCGTCTCCTGGACGGTCTACGCCGTGGGCAACAGCCGCTGGCTCGCCCGGCTCGGCCATGTCTCGGCGCATGACTGGAGCCTGCTGACCGGCGTGGTGACCGGCGCGCAGGCGCTGCTGCTCGCGGTTCCCGCCTTCCTGTTGGCTCCGAGCGGCCACGCCCCTGGGGAGTGGCTGCGCTTCGCCGCCGTGGTGACCGGCCTTGCCATCCTCGCCTCCATCGTCGGCAACGCCTTCTGGAACCGGATGAGCCGGCTGCTGCCGCTGACCCTGGTCGGTCAGATGATCCTGTTCGAAACCCTGTTCGCTCTGCTCTACGGTTTCCTGTGGGAGCAGCGGCTGCCGACGGGGATGGAGCTTGCCGCCCTCGTCTGCGTGACCGGCAGCGTTCTGTCCTGCGTCGCGGCCCATCGCCCGAAGCTGCCGGAGACCGCGCGGCAGCCGGCCCCGGCGTGA
- a CDS encoding AraC family transcriptional regulator, translating into MSTAPRLSIDVRSYGAAHSAHRHDFAQLVLPLSGALEIDIAGKGGRLGPCRAAFVESGSPHTQGSDGPNRSLILDLDPVILEPAVGDRLIRDPFVALTPVAGKLIDYMGLMLDSGGVSADTLRLWVPLLLDALAEEPARPWSRLGSLLAAVEPELAKPWTAETMAQRACVSVSRLHALFRAELDTTPRAWLAEVRLKRARDWLARSELPIAEIAYRAGYADQSAFTRAMRRATGLTPAAYRRQSRETRHKSP; encoded by the coding sequence ATGTCCACAGCGCCGCGCCTCAGCATCGATGTCCGCAGCTACGGGGCGGCGCACAGCGCCCACCGGCATGATTTCGCCCAGCTCGTTCTGCCGTTGAGCGGCGCCCTTGAGATCGACATCGCCGGAAAGGGCGGCCGTCTCGGGCCGTGCCGGGCGGCGTTCGTCGAATCCGGCTCTCCGCACACCCAGGGAAGCGACGGGCCGAACCGCTCGCTCATCCTGGATCTCGATCCGGTGATCCTGGAACCGGCGGTCGGCGACCGGTTGATCCGCGATCCCTTCGTCGCGCTGACCCCGGTGGCCGGCAAGCTGATCGACTACATGGGCCTGATGCTGGACAGCGGCGGCGTGTCGGCGGACACCCTGCGCCTCTGGGTGCCCTTGCTGCTCGACGCGCTCGCCGAGGAACCGGCGCGGCCCTGGTCGCGGCTCGGGAGCCTGCTGGCCGCGGTCGAGCCCGAGCTTGCCAAGCCGTGGACCGCCGAGACGATGGCCCAGCGGGCCTGCGTCAGCGTCAGCCGGCTGCACGCCCTGTTCCGCGCCGAACTGGACACCACCCCGCGCGCGTGGCTGGCGGAGGTCCGTCTGAAGCGGGCGCGCGACTGGCTCGCGCGGTCGGAGCTGCCGATCGCGGAGATCGCCTACCGCGCCGGCTACGCCGACCAGAGCGCCTTCACACGGGCGATGCGGCGGGCCACCGGCCTGACCCCCGCGGCCTACCGGCGCCAAAGCCGCGAGACCCGGCACAAAAGTCCGTAG
- a CDS encoding DUF2892 domain-containing protein → MPVNVGTIDRALRAIVGLVLLALVFVGPQTPWGWIGLVPLLTAVVGFCPAYTLFGVRSCSVKE, encoded by the coding sequence ATGCCCGTCAACGTCGGCACCATCGACCGCGCGCTGCGCGCCATCGTCGGCCTCGTCCTGCTCGCCCTCGTCTTTGTCGGCCCGCAGACCCCGTGGGGCTGGATCGGCCTCGTCCCGCTGCTGACCGCGGTCGTGGGCTTCTGCCCGGCCTACACCCTGTTCGGTGTCCGGAGCTGCTCCGTCAAGGAGTGA
- a CDS encoding Crp/Fnr family transcriptional regulator, protein MPSQHVEKPDVAWMGAFPALSALEPDARALLRAQGARMAVPRGTVLFRAGGLCHNFLMLLGGTVRVQMTAETGREIVLYRVGAGETCILTTACLMTRGDYSAEGVAETDLDAIALGAGAFRELLARSAVFRDFVFASFGTRLLGMMMLVEEVAFGRIDLRLARFLVDHRDARGGLDTTHQTLAVELGTAREVVSRQLKEFERRGLVELSRGRVGVRDPDALLALERADGV, encoded by the coding sequence ATGCCGTCGCAACATGTTGAAAAGCCTGATGTCGCCTGGATGGGCGCGTTTCCGGCGCTGTCCGCGCTGGAGCCCGACGCGCGCGCTCTTCTGCGCGCGCAGGGCGCGCGGATGGCGGTGCCGCGCGGCACGGTGCTGTTCCGCGCCGGCGGCCTGTGCCACAATTTTCTCATGCTGCTGGGCGGAACGGTGCGGGTCCAGATGACCGCGGAGACCGGCCGGGAAATCGTCCTCTACCGCGTCGGGGCGGGCGAGACCTGCATCCTGACCACCGCCTGCCTGATGACGCGGGGCGACTACAGCGCCGAGGGGGTGGCGGAAACCGATCTCGACGCCATCGCGCTCGGGGCCGGGGCCTTCCGCGAGCTGCTGGCGCGCTCCGCGGTGTTCCGCGACTTCGTCTTCGCCTCCTTCGGCACGCGGCTGCTCGGCATGATGATGCTGGTGGAGGAGGTGGCCTTCGGGCGCATCGACCTGCGGCTGGCCCGCTTCCTGGTCGACCACCGCGACGCGCGCGGCGGGCTCGACACCACCCACCAGACGCTGGCCGTCGAGCTCGGCACGGCGCGCGAGGTGGTCAGCCGCCAATTGAAGGAGTTCGAGCGGCGCGGCCTCGTGGAGCTGTCGCGCGGCCGCGTCGGGGTGCGCGATCCCGACGCGCTGCTGGCGCTGGAGCGCGCGGACGGGGTGTGA
- a CDS encoding GNVR domain-containing protein — translation MATQDIQDQPQRRQTAPASAPVSFDLSTAAASAVRRTTGMLLRHKLLIGTVIVLGTGIAALVALRMTPLYTAQTLIMVEHRKNQVMNYQEVVSGLSTELGALQSEVAILKSPAFAEKVVDKLGLMNDPEFNAALRPEQTNWFYYLNPKNLVPDSWWNSARGDRPEIALSPEEKTANERTSVVNSFIENLAVRPQGRSYVIAVDFDSEDPRKASLIANTIGEMYLVDQLDEKFKAAKRATAWLEERITELRREAKTTGEAAEKYRAESGLTNANGETTLIAQQLAELNTSYVLARTKRQEAEAKLREVSTLAQSPRGVSAIGDVLGSPLIQALRQQEVELQRKIADAANKYGARHPTLTALQSELRDLQGQIKADVGRIVQNLSNEVEVERGREAALKANLDQLQAQRNQQQESNVTLRTLERDAETSQTMYEAMLTRFQEIAGQTEIQQPDARIVSEAAIPLNPSQPNKKMIVLLALVASATLGVLLAMLREQSERGFRSPHQFESATGVRSLGIVPAIGRRRRGTSPADYAVDKPMSAFAEAMQNLRTTLLLANPDGHQRVILFSSSVPGEGKSSIAAAFARICANAGQKTIILDCDMRRKGLHPMLGLENRHGLYEVLSGECAPNEVIQTDPRTGLHFIASGRGSALPQDMLGSSRMHQLISRLALEYDRVILDSPPVLAVSEGKLLAALADQTVFIVHWGKTKRETAMAGLKEIVEAGGEVVGVLFSQVDIRRHAQYEFPDSGRYHGYRRYYAN, via the coding sequence TTGGCGACCCAGGACATTCAGGATCAACCCCAGCGGCGGCAGACGGCCCCGGCTTCGGCCCCGGTCTCGTTCGACCTGTCGACCGCAGCGGCCAGCGCGGTGCGCCGCACCACCGGCATGCTGCTGCGCCACAAGCTGCTGATCGGGACCGTGATCGTGCTGGGGACAGGCATCGCTGCTCTCGTCGCTCTGCGCATGACGCCGCTCTACACCGCCCAGACCCTGATCATGGTGGAGCACCGCAAGAACCAGGTGATGAACTACCAGGAGGTCGTCTCCGGCCTCTCGACGGAGCTTGGCGCCCTGCAGAGCGAGGTGGCGATCCTGAAATCCCCCGCCTTCGCGGAAAAGGTGGTCGACAAGCTCGGTTTGATGAACGACCCGGAGTTCAACGCGGCGCTGCGGCCGGAGCAGACCAACTGGTTCTACTATCTGAACCCGAAGAATCTGGTGCCGGACTCCTGGTGGAACAGCGCCCGCGGCGACCGGCCCGAGATCGCGCTCAGTCCGGAGGAGAAGACGGCCAACGAGAGGACCTCGGTCGTCAACAGCTTCATCGAGAATCTGGCGGTGCGCCCGCAGGGCCGCTCCTACGTCATCGCCGTGGATTTCGACAGCGAGGACCCGCGCAAGGCTTCCCTGATCGCCAACACGATCGGCGAGATGTACCTCGTCGACCAGCTCGACGAGAAGTTCAAGGCGGCCAAGCGCGCCACGGCCTGGCTGGAGGAGCGCATCACCGAGCTGCGCCGCGAGGCCAAGACCACCGGCGAGGCCGCGGAGAAGTACCGCGCCGAAAGCGGCCTGACCAACGCCAACGGCGAAACCACCCTGATCGCCCAGCAGCTGGCCGAGCTGAACACCAGCTACGTCCTGGCCCGCACCAAGCGGCAGGAGGCGGAGGCCAAGCTGCGCGAGGTCTCCACCCTGGCGCAGAGCCCGCGCGGCGTGTCGGCCATCGGCGACGTGCTCGGCTCCCCCCTGATCCAGGCGCTGCGCCAGCAGGAGGTCGAGCTTCAGCGCAAGATCGCCGACGCCGCCAACAAGTACGGCGCCCGCCACCCGACGCTGACCGCGCTGCAGAGCGAGCTGCGCGACCTGCAGGGCCAGATCAAGGCCGACGTGGGCCGGATCGTCCAGAACCTGAGCAACGAGGTGGAGGTGGAGCGTGGGCGCGAGGCCGCCCTGAAGGCCAACCTCGACCAGCTCCAGGCCCAGCGCAACCAGCAGCAGGAATCCAACGTGACCCTGCGCACGCTGGAGCGCGACGCCGAGACCTCGCAGACCATGTACGAGGCGATGCTGACGCGCTTCCAGGAGATCGCCGGCCAGACCGAGATCCAGCAGCCCGACGCCCGCATCGTGTCGGAGGCGGCGATTCCCCTGAACCCGTCGCAGCCCAACAAGAAGATGATCGTCCTGCTGGCCCTGGTCGCCTCCGCGACGCTGGGCGTGCTGCTGGCGATGCTGCGCGAGCAGTCGGAGCGCGGCTTCCGCAGCCCCCACCAGTTCGAATCGGCGACCGGCGTGCGCTCGCTGGGCATCGTCCCGGCCATCGGGCGCCGCCGCCGCGGCACGTCGCCCGCCGACTACGCCGTCGACAAGCCGATGTCGGCCTTCGCCGAGGCCATGCAGAACCTGCGCACCACGCTGCTGCTCGCCAACCCGGACGGCCACCAGCGGGTGATCCTGTTCAGCTCCTCCGTCCCCGGCGAGGGCAAGAGTTCGATCGCCGCGGCCTTCGCCCGCATCTGCGCCAACGCCGGCCAGAAGACGATCATCCTGGACTGCGACATGCGCCGCAAGGGGCTGCACCCGATGCTGGGGCTGGAGAACCGGCACGGCCTGTACGAGGTGCTGTCCGGCGAATGCGCGCCGAACGAGGTGATCCAGACCGACCCGCGCACGGGGCTGCACTTCATCGCGTCCGGCCGCGGCTCCGCCCTGCCGCAGGACATGCTGGGCTCCAGCCGGATGCACCAGCTCATCTCGCGGCTGGCGCTGGAATACGACCGGGTGATCCTGGACAGCCCGCCGGTGCTGGCGGTGTCGGAGGGCAAGCTGCTGGCGGCGCTGGCCGACCAGACGGTCTTCATCGTGCATTGGGGCAAGACCAAGCGGGAGACCGCCATGGCCGGGCTGAAGGAGATCGTCGAGGCGGGCGGCGAGGTGGTCGGCGTCCTGTTCTCCCAGGTCGATATCCGCCGCCACGCCCAATACGAGTTCCCGGACAGCGGGCGCTACCACGGCTACCGCCGCTACTACGCGAACTGA